A portion of the Drosophila sechellia strain sech25 chromosome 2R, ASM438219v1, whole genome shotgun sequence genome contains these proteins:
- the LOC6608046 gene encoding tyrosine-protein kinase receptor torso isoform X1 codes for MLIFYAKYAFIFWFFVGSNQGEMLLMDKISHDKTLLNVTACTQNCLEKGQMDFRSCLKDCRHNETFPGALRKVQENYQMNMICRTESEIVFQIDWVQHSRETEPAPNATYIIRVDAVKDNNKETTLYLSDDNFLILPGLESNSSHNITALAMHGDGSYSLIAKDQTFTTLIRGYQPSKMGAVNLLRFVPQPDDLHHIAAEIEWKPSAESNCYFDMVSYSTNSVNMDEPLEVQFRDRTKLYRHTVENLEFDKQYHVGVRTVNIMNRLESDLQWLPIAAPSCLDWYPYNYTLCPPHKPENLTVTQKQYLPNILALNITWARPKYLPDNYTLHIFDLFKGGTELNYTLDQNRSHFYVPKITVLGSHFEVHLVAQSAGGKNVSGLTLDKVPRGVLLSEGNVVKLVLFIIVPICCILMLCSLTFCRRNRSEVQALQMEAKDAKASEFHLSLMDSSGLLVTLSANESLEVMDELEVEPHSVLLQDVLGEGAFGLVRRGVYKKRQVAVKLLKDEPNDEDVYAFKCEIQMLKAVGKHPNIVGIVGYSTRFSNQMMLLIEYCSLGSLQNFLREEWKYRQEQNAIGLMKNLEQNVDNRRFNRLPRNSIHDRIEDINSSMLSTVEEESESDQTHSSRCETYTLTRITNAADNKGYGLEDIENIGGSYIPKAAEAPKDQSKRKLKPLKKESKQDFKSDSKKRIFENKEYFDCLDSSDTKPRIPLKYADLLDIAQQVAVGMEFLAQNKVVHRDLAARNVLISVDRSIKIADFGLSRDVYHENVYRKSGGSGKLPIKWLALESLTHQVYTSQSDVWSFGVLLYEITTLGGMPYPSVSPSDLLQLLRQGHRMKRPEGCTEEMFSLMESCWSSVPSHRPTFSALKHRLGGMILATNDVPERLKQLQAANESKSKSCDVLNSKVEQVPSEEELYLEPLN; via the exons ATGCTGATTTTCTATGCGAAGTACGCATTTATCTTCTGGTTTTTCGTGGGCAGCAATCAAGGTGAAATGTTGCTAATGGACAAAATCTCCCACGATAAGACGCTCCTCAACGTCACCGCTTGCACCCAGAATTGCCTGGAAAAAGGCCAGATG GATTTCCGTAGCTGCTTAAAGGACTGCAGACATAATGAGACATTTCCCGGAGCTTTACGCAAGGTGCAGGAAAACTACCAGATGAACATGATCTGCCGCACGGAGTCCGAAATCGTTTTCCAAATAGATTGGGTACAGCACAGCAGGGAAACCGAGCCGGCTCCAAATGCCACATACATAATCCGGGTGGACGCTGTCAAGGACAACAACAAAGAGACTACGCTTTACCTG TCTGATGATAACTTTCTCATCCTGCCGGGCTTGGAGTCCAACTCCAGCCACAACATCACCGCCCTGGCGATGCACGGAGATGGCAGCTACTCGCTGATTGCGAAGGACCAGACCTTCACCACCCTCATCCGAGGCTATCAGCCCAGCAAAATGGGAGCGGTGAATCTGCTGCGGTTTGTCCCCCAGCCGGACGACCTGCATCACATTGCTGCCGAGATTGAGTGGAAGCCATCGGCGG AGAGCAACTGCTACTTCGACATGGTGTCGTATTCAACCAACAGCGTGAATATGGACGAGCCACTGGAGGTGCAGTTCCGGGAT CGCACAAAACTGTACAGGCACACGGTGGAAAACTTGGAGTTTGACAAACAGTACCACGTAGGCGTGAGAACGGTGAACATAATGAATAGACTCGAGAGCGATCTGCAGTGGCTACCAATCGCAGCTCCAAGCTGCTTGGATTGGTATCCCTATAACTACACACTCTGCC CTCCCCATAAGCCAGAGAATCTTACTGTGACCCAGAAGCAGTATCTGCCAAATATCTTGGCCCTGAACATCACCTGGGCGCGTCCCAAATACCTGCCGGATAACTATACACTTCACATCTTTGATCTGTTCAAAGGAGGTACGGAGCTAAACTATACACTTGACCAAAACAGGAGCCACTTCTATGTACCCAAGATCACGGTACTGGGTTCCCATTTCGAAGTACATTTGGTGGCCCAGTCGGCAGGCGGAAAAAACGTATCCGGCTTAACGCTGGACAAGGTTCCTCGAGGTGTGTTGCTGAGCG AGGGCAACGTGGTCAAGCTGGTACTCTTCATTATCGTGCCAATATGCTGCATTTTGATGCTGTGCTCGCTGACGTTCTGCAGACGAAATCGTTCGGAGGTTCAGGCGCTGCAAATGGAGGCTAAGGATGCGAAAGCCAGTGAATTTCACCTCTCCCTGATGGACAGTAGTGGCCTGCTGGTCACCCTCTCGGCCAACGAGAGTCTGGAAGTAATGGACGAGCTGGAGGTGGAGCCACACTCGGTGCTCCTTCAGGATGTCCTCGGCGAGGGAGCCTTTGGCTTGGTGCGACGTGGAGTTTACAAGAAACGCCAAGTGGCCGTCAAGTTGCTGAAAG ATGAACCAAATGACGAGGACGTATATGCGTTCAAGTGTGAAATTCAGATGCTCAAGGCCGTGGGCAAGCATCCAAATATTGTGGGTATTGTGGGATACTCGACTCGGTTTAGCAACCAGATGATGTTGCTAATTGAATACTGCAGCCTTGGAAGCCTGCAGAACTTCTTACG TGAGGAGTGGAAGTACAGACAGGAGCAAAATGCAATTGGACTTATGAAGAACCTTGAACAGAACGTGGACAACCGACGGTTTAACCGACTCCCTCGCAATTCCATCCATGATCGCATAGAGGACATCAACAGCTCGATGCTGTCCACTGTGGAAGAGGAGAGTGAATCGGATCAGACGCACTCAAGTCGTTGTGAGACCTACACCCTCACCCGAATCACCAATGCAGCCGACAACAAGGGCTATGGCCTGGAGGACATTGAAAACATCGGTGGCAGTTACATTCCCAAAGCCGCAGAAGCTCCAAAGGACCAGTCTAAACGGAAGCTAAAGCCGCTCAAGAAAGAGTCCAAGCAGGATTTCAAATCGGACAGCAAGAAGCGAATCTTTGAGAACAAGGAATACTTTGATTGCCTCGACTCATCGGATACCAAGCCCAGAATACCACTGAAATACGCAGACTTGCTAGACATCGCCCAACAGGTTGCGGTGGGAATG GAATTTCTGGCCCAAAACAAAGTAGTGCATCGGGATCTGGCTGCCCGGAATGTTTTAATCTCCGTAGATCGCAGCATCAAGATAGCAGATTTTGG ACTGAGTCGAGATGTGTATCATGAGAACGTGTACCGAAAGTCCGGAGGAAGTGGCAAGCTGCCCATCAAGTGGCTCGCGCTGGAGTCCCTCACCCATCAGGTGTACACCAGCCAGAGCGATGT TTGGTCCTTTGGTGTGCTGCTCTATGAGATCACCACTCTCGGTGGAATGCCATACCCGTCGGTGTCTCCCAGTGATCTCTTGCAGCTACTGCGACAAGGTCATCGGATGAAGCGACCGGAGGGATGTACAGAGGAAAT GTTTTCACTGATGGAAAGCTGCTGGAGCTCCGTGCCATCACACAGGCCAACATTTTCCGCCCTTAAACACAGACTTGGTGGCATGATTTTGGCCACTAACGATGTTCCAGAAAGGCTGAAACAACTGCAAGCGGCAAACGAGTCAAAATCAAAGTCATGTGACGTTCTAAACAG TAAAGTGGAGCAAGTGCCAAGCGAGGAGGAGCTGTACCTAGAACCTTTAAATTAA
- the LOC6608045 gene encoding uncharacterized protein LOC6608045, with protein MCIHCCRLRRTPCPPIPYSCPHCPVRTISSCCPLGSRPLAENPFIRGPDREATPDPCDTLPPRWLEVNRRVIFALAKRLCRSPEAAHYILLRLLYANYRKVMMISRKRRRYKVPLSGFPDQDLFCASAHFDSNGFLSDPMAPETLGKLLHMMQDYILRLRALNRKYKWCGNGEDFGDVLLLLGEQDELVRLLRDLFGDSDVVSIPKLLGALSELEINNLYGKYKKKTVPLMVRSISDLYSEVTEPKSPVLISLAHIANKAVSPYGPSHLRNISNFSPKSLPTICKQPPPIRSKSEKCIPISSTNLTQAVQNATKKSTVYSTVILNPNPRTCNKIPQQSHFNQTKGILL; from the coding sequence ATGTGCATCCACTGCTGTCGCCTCCGCCGGACACCATGTCCACCGATTCCCTACAGCTGTCCACACTGCCCGGTGCGCACCATCTCCAGCTGCTGTCCATTGGGCAGTCGGCCCCTCGCCGAGAATCCTTTCATAAGGGGTCCGGATCGGGAGGCAACCCCCGATCCCTGCGACACCTTGCCACCGCGCTGGCTGGAGGTTAATCGACGGGTTATATTCGCCTTGGCGAAAAGATTATGTCGATCTCCAGAGGCAGCTCATTATATTTTGCTTCGCCTGCTGTATGCCAACTATAGAAAAGTGATGATGATATCCAGAAAACGAAGGAGATACAAGGTGCCACTAAGTGGATTTCCAGATCAGGATTTGTTCTGCGCTAGCGCACATTTCGATAGCAATGGTTTCCTCTCAGATCCCATGGCTCCCGAAACTCTGGGAAAGCTACTCCACATGATGCAGGACTACATCCTTCGGTTGAGGGCGCTGAATCGCAAGTACAAGTGGTGTGGCAACGGCGAGGACTTTGGAGATGTATTGCTTCTACTGGGAGAGCAAGACGAACTGGTAAGATTGTTAAGAGATCTCTTCGGAGACAGCGATGTTGTGTCCATTCCAAAACTTCTGGGCGCGCTCAGCGAGCTGGAAATCAATAACTTATACGGCAAGTACAAGAAGAAAACCGTTCCCTTAATGGTGAGAAGTATATCCGATCTCTACTCCGAAGTGACGGAACCAAAGAGTCCAGTTTTGATATCACTAGCGCACATAGCCAACAAAGCAGTTTCCCCTTATGGGCCGAGCCATCTGAGAAATATATCGAACTTCAGTCCAAAATCCTTGCCTACGATATGTAAACAACCACCTCCTATAAGAAGTAAAAGTGAAAAATGCATTCCAATATCAAGTACGAATTTAACCCAAGCTGTACAAAATGCCACCAAAAAAAGTACAGTGTACAGTACAGTGATTTTAAATCCAAATCCCAGAACGTGCAATAAGATACCACAGCAAAGCCACTTCAACCAAACCAAAGGCATCCTTCTATGA
- the LOC6608046 gene encoding tyrosine-protein kinase receptor torso isoform X2, giving the protein MLIFYAKYAFIFWFFVGSNQGEMLLMDKISHDKTLLNVTACTQNCLEKGQMDFRSCLKDCRHNETFPGALRKVQENYQMNMICRTESEIVFQIDWVQHSRETEPAPNATYIIRVDAVKDNNKETTLYLSDDNFLILPGLESNSSHNITALAMHGDGSYSLIAKDQTFTTLIRGYQPSKMGAVNLLRFVPQPDDLHHIAAEIEWKPSAESNCYFDMVSYSTNSVNMDEPLEVQFRDRTKLYRHTVENLEFDKQYHVGVRTVNIMNRLESDLQWLPIAAPSCLDWYPYNYTLCPPHKPENLTVTQKQYLPNILALNITWARPKYLPDNYTLHIFDLFKGGTELNYTLDQNRSHFYVPKITVLGSHFEVHLVAQSAGGKNVSGLTLDKVPREGNVVKLVLFIIVPICCILMLCSLTFCRRNRSEVQALQMEAKDAKASEFHLSLMDSSGLLVTLSANESLEVMDELEVEPHSVLLQDVLGEGAFGLVRRGVYKKRQVAVKLLKDEPNDEDVYAFKCEIQMLKAVGKHPNIVGIVGYSTRFSNQMMLLIEYCSLGSLQNFLREEWKYRQEQNAIGLMKNLEQNVDNRRFNRLPRNSIHDRIEDINSSMLSTVEEESESDQTHSSRCETYTLTRITNAADNKGYGLEDIENIGGSYIPKAAEAPKDQSKRKLKPLKKESKQDFKSDSKKRIFENKEYFDCLDSSDTKPRIPLKYADLLDIAQQVAVGMEFLAQNKVVHRDLAARNVLISVDRSIKIADFGLSRDVYHENVYRKSGGSGKLPIKWLALESLTHQVYTSQSDVWSFGVLLYEITTLGGMPYPSVSPSDLLQLLRQGHRMKRPEGCTEEMFSLMESCWSSVPSHRPTFSALKHRLGGMILATNDVPERLKQLQAANESKSKSCDVLNSKVEQVPSEEELYLEPLN; this is encoded by the exons ATGCTGATTTTCTATGCGAAGTACGCATTTATCTTCTGGTTTTTCGTGGGCAGCAATCAAGGTGAAATGTTGCTAATGGACAAAATCTCCCACGATAAGACGCTCCTCAACGTCACCGCTTGCACCCAGAATTGCCTGGAAAAAGGCCAGATG GATTTCCGTAGCTGCTTAAAGGACTGCAGACATAATGAGACATTTCCCGGAGCTTTACGCAAGGTGCAGGAAAACTACCAGATGAACATGATCTGCCGCACGGAGTCCGAAATCGTTTTCCAAATAGATTGGGTACAGCACAGCAGGGAAACCGAGCCGGCTCCAAATGCCACATACATAATCCGGGTGGACGCTGTCAAGGACAACAACAAAGAGACTACGCTTTACCTG TCTGATGATAACTTTCTCATCCTGCCGGGCTTGGAGTCCAACTCCAGCCACAACATCACCGCCCTGGCGATGCACGGAGATGGCAGCTACTCGCTGATTGCGAAGGACCAGACCTTCACCACCCTCATCCGAGGCTATCAGCCCAGCAAAATGGGAGCGGTGAATCTGCTGCGGTTTGTCCCCCAGCCGGACGACCTGCATCACATTGCTGCCGAGATTGAGTGGAAGCCATCGGCGG AGAGCAACTGCTACTTCGACATGGTGTCGTATTCAACCAACAGCGTGAATATGGACGAGCCACTGGAGGTGCAGTTCCGGGAT CGCACAAAACTGTACAGGCACACGGTGGAAAACTTGGAGTTTGACAAACAGTACCACGTAGGCGTGAGAACGGTGAACATAATGAATAGACTCGAGAGCGATCTGCAGTGGCTACCAATCGCAGCTCCAAGCTGCTTGGATTGGTATCCCTATAACTACACACTCTGCC CTCCCCATAAGCCAGAGAATCTTACTGTGACCCAGAAGCAGTATCTGCCAAATATCTTGGCCCTGAACATCACCTGGGCGCGTCCCAAATACCTGCCGGATAACTATACACTTCACATCTTTGATCTGTTCAAAGGAGGTACGGAGCTAAACTATACACTTGACCAAAACAGGAGCCACTTCTATGTACCCAAGATCACGGTACTGGGTTCCCATTTCGAAGTACATTTGGTGGCCCAGTCGGCAGGCGGAAAAAACGTATCCGGCTTAACGCTGGACAAGGTTCCTCGAG AGGGCAACGTGGTCAAGCTGGTACTCTTCATTATCGTGCCAATATGCTGCATTTTGATGCTGTGCTCGCTGACGTTCTGCAGACGAAATCGTTCGGAGGTTCAGGCGCTGCAAATGGAGGCTAAGGATGCGAAAGCCAGTGAATTTCACCTCTCCCTGATGGACAGTAGTGGCCTGCTGGTCACCCTCTCGGCCAACGAGAGTCTGGAAGTAATGGACGAGCTGGAGGTGGAGCCACACTCGGTGCTCCTTCAGGATGTCCTCGGCGAGGGAGCCTTTGGCTTGGTGCGACGTGGAGTTTACAAGAAACGCCAAGTGGCCGTCAAGTTGCTGAAAG ATGAACCAAATGACGAGGACGTATATGCGTTCAAGTGTGAAATTCAGATGCTCAAGGCCGTGGGCAAGCATCCAAATATTGTGGGTATTGTGGGATACTCGACTCGGTTTAGCAACCAGATGATGTTGCTAATTGAATACTGCAGCCTTGGAAGCCTGCAGAACTTCTTACG TGAGGAGTGGAAGTACAGACAGGAGCAAAATGCAATTGGACTTATGAAGAACCTTGAACAGAACGTGGACAACCGACGGTTTAACCGACTCCCTCGCAATTCCATCCATGATCGCATAGAGGACATCAACAGCTCGATGCTGTCCACTGTGGAAGAGGAGAGTGAATCGGATCAGACGCACTCAAGTCGTTGTGAGACCTACACCCTCACCCGAATCACCAATGCAGCCGACAACAAGGGCTATGGCCTGGAGGACATTGAAAACATCGGTGGCAGTTACATTCCCAAAGCCGCAGAAGCTCCAAAGGACCAGTCTAAACGGAAGCTAAAGCCGCTCAAGAAAGAGTCCAAGCAGGATTTCAAATCGGACAGCAAGAAGCGAATCTTTGAGAACAAGGAATACTTTGATTGCCTCGACTCATCGGATACCAAGCCCAGAATACCACTGAAATACGCAGACTTGCTAGACATCGCCCAACAGGTTGCGGTGGGAATG GAATTTCTGGCCCAAAACAAAGTAGTGCATCGGGATCTGGCTGCCCGGAATGTTTTAATCTCCGTAGATCGCAGCATCAAGATAGCAGATTTTGG ACTGAGTCGAGATGTGTATCATGAGAACGTGTACCGAAAGTCCGGAGGAAGTGGCAAGCTGCCCATCAAGTGGCTCGCGCTGGAGTCCCTCACCCATCAGGTGTACACCAGCCAGAGCGATGT TTGGTCCTTTGGTGTGCTGCTCTATGAGATCACCACTCTCGGTGGAATGCCATACCCGTCGGTGTCTCCCAGTGATCTCTTGCAGCTACTGCGACAAGGTCATCGGATGAAGCGACCGGAGGGATGTACAGAGGAAAT GTTTTCACTGATGGAAAGCTGCTGGAGCTCCGTGCCATCACACAGGCCAACATTTTCCGCCCTTAAACACAGACTTGGTGGCATGATTTTGGCCACTAACGATGTTCCAGAAAGGCTGAAACAACTGCAAGCGGCAAACGAGTCAAAATCAAAGTCATGTGACGTTCTAAACAG TAAAGTGGAGCAAGTGCCAAGCGAGGAGGAGCTGTACCTAGAACCTTTAAATTAA
- the LOC6608044 gene encoding ubiquinone biosynthesis protein COQ9, mitochondrial, with the protein MANVRCLYKLIRLQKLLLPLNATSSRLAPRQPRPLTFLIARSYGKDEKTANLDDFRAREEQRERERDAADQAAEKASQKEAGGGGGLGATGSESRGPEDDAKQAKVDAIRAKILDAALQHVPKQGWNRQAIILGAEDSGYPSVVHGMFPEGGFALVSHFNGKCNAQLVESLQQKTDGGKQEVEDPLDFLVQAVRQRLEMVTPYKAHWPQAMALLAQPQHTPTALAQVLTLVDDICYYSGDRSVDFGWYTRRVGLATIMKMTELYFLQDKSPGHAQTWEFLKTRMDEAVQLQMMLSQTEGMTHTFQRSFNSAFITARNILGLGYNRN; encoded by the exons ATGGCAAACGTGCGCTGTTTATACAAGCTTATTCGCCTGCAGAAGCTCCTGCTGCCGCTTA ATGCGACTAGCTCCCGGTTGGCTCCACGGCAGCCGAGACCATTGACTTTTTTAATTGCAAGAAGTTATGGAAAGGATGAAAAGACAGCCAATCTAGATGATTTTAGAGCTCGCGAGGAGCAGCGCGAAAGGGAGCGGGATGCGGCTGATCAAGCTGCTGAAAAGGCATCACAAAAAGAAGCAGGCGGAGGTGGTGGACTGGGTGCAACAGGATCAGAGTCTAGAGGCCCAGAAGATGACGCCAAGCAAGCCAAGGTGGATGCCATAAGGGCAAAGATTCTGGACGCCGCCCTGCAGCATGTGCCCAAGCAGGGCTGGAACCGCCAGGCCATCATTCTGGGTGCCGAGGATAGTGGCTATCCTAGCGTGGTTCACGGCATGTTCCCCGAGGGTGGTTTCGCGCTGGTCTCCCACTTCAACGGCAAGTGCAACGCCCAGCTGGTGGAGAGCCTGCAGCAAAAGACAGATGGCGGCAAgcaggaggtggaggatcCCCTAGACTTTCTGGTACAAGCAGTGCGCCAGCGTCTGGAGATGGTTACTCCCTACAAGGCGCATTGGCCCCAGGCGATGGCCCTATTAGCGCAGCCCCAGCATACGCCCACAGCCCTGGCCCAGGTGCTCACCCTGGTGGATGACATCTGCTACTACTCCGGAGACCGATCTGTGGAT TTCGGTTGGTACACGAGACGTGTGGGTCTGGCGACCATCATGAAGATGACCGAGTTGTACTTCCTGCAGGACAAGTCCCCGGGACATGCGCAGACCTGGGAGTTCCTCAAGACCCGCATGGACGAGGCTGTGCAACTCCAAATGATGCTATCCCAGACAGAGGGCATGACGCACACGTTCCAACGCTCCTTTAACTCGGCGTTCATCACG GCGCGTAATATTCTCGGTCTGGGCTACAATCGTAACTAG
- the LOC6608043 gene encoding uncharacterized protein LOC6608043, producing MQEQEMEVDVGDPVKASNLLRLIKQLLVEKAYDGVRMLFQSAQESEKNTRLLPHIAMDLYHDVCLENLSDEVNSQEPELFDCSDELLKLLAKYAPLHELMLELMERLEESSSINVFGAYLRALQVVLHRQGRDKPQAVEWSLNSIFTHLKDLPLPEYLSEGYDEAQARLIEQNEQVEDLLAHYITVGLFREPLRDEILQQDVRTPSQIFRDCGINRRNIFTCFFIQLLGRPLALLEMNRVKEDLTRSYVQQVTESLTQDANQFLGDPFYLLNLVEQRARWLRKLDASKGVYEMSCRNVFLIEEKLPLHAVAMYYHSLFVGNQLPTNAPKVYAPLFLFETIVYLAEVLLRQQEPPLQYCSLRLVEHLLSTLQHSVPTSSLQLDVHKRFCEALCKIVGYSPQVALRQLGLHVLRQFILAFDDHGKYLILKNLLGTLQHDGLMGYLGGMYKDLVDKALGQSGPMPEVYSGKLFREMLRLCVCVLPHDVKSDLLLHSDRLCHALNILRYFAARDKKDVTGFWQALPEIEKELLDPLGTALNFSMAHYRAYKERVEKGQSASDDELMQRQLNMLAVNISNSGMAGGDAESKLPDIGRQEKLDVLASSITSLETLQSLYLRASEIIEQSARLRRLANSSNA from the coding sequence atgcaggAGCAGGAGATGGAGGTGGACGTGGGGGATCCGGTGAAGGCGTCGAATTTGCTGCGGCTCATCAAGCAGCTGCTGGTGGAAAAAGCTTACGATGGCGTACGGATGTTGTTCCAAAGTGCCCAGGAATCGGAAAAGAACACTCGGCTGCTGCCCCACATAGCCATGGATCTCTACCATGACGTGTGCTTGGAAAACCTTTCCGACGAGGTCAACTCCCAGGAGCCAGAGCTATTCGACTGCTCTGATGAGCTGCTCAAGCTTCTGGCCAAGTACGCCCCACTGCATGAGCTGATGCTGGAACTGATGGAGCGCTTGGAGGAGAGCAGCAGTATCAATGTGTTCGGCGCCTACTTGCGGGCCCTACAAGTGGTGCTGCATCGACAGGGACGCGACAAGCCGCAGGCCGTTGAGTGGAGCCTGAATAGCATCTTCACCCATCTCAAGGATTTGCCCCTGCCCGAATACCTCTCCGAGGGCTATGACGAGGCCCAGGCGCGACTCATAGAGCAAAACGAACAGGTGGAGGATCTATTGGCTCACTACATCACCGTGGGACTCTTTCGGGAGCCGCTCCGCGATGAAATCCTGCAGCAGGATGTGCGGACACCCAGCCAAATCTTCAGGGATTGCGGCATCAACCGACGCAACATATTCACTTGCTTCTTCATCCAGCTGTTGGGACGTCCGTTGGCCCTGCTGGAGATGAATCGCGTCAAGGAGGACCTCACAAGATCCTACGTGCAGCAGGTTACGGAAAGCCTGACTCAGGATGCCAACCAGTTTCTGGGGGATCCGTTCTATCTGCTAAACCTCGTGGAACAGCGTGCCAGATGGCTAAGGAAACTAGATGCATCGAAAGGCGTCTACGAGATGAGTTGCCGGAATGTTTTCCTCATCGAGGAGAAACTTCCGCTGCATGCTGTAGCCATGTACTATCACTCGCTGTTCGTGGGTAACCAACTGCCCACCAACGCACCAAAGGTATACGCACCTTTATTCCTATTCGAAACGATTGTCTATCTGGCAGAAGTGCTCCTCAGGCAGCAGGAGCCTCCCCTACAATATTGTAGTCTTCGATTAGTGGAGCATCTTTTGAGTACCTTGCAGCACTCAGTTCCCACCAGCTCCCTCCAGCTGGATGTCCACAAGCGCTTTTGCGAGGCCCTTTGCAAGATTGTGGGCTATTCGCCGCAGGTCGCTCTGCGACAGTTGGGACTTCATGTGCTCAGGCAATTTATTTTGGCCTTTGATGATCATGGAAAGTATCTCATCCTTAAAAATCTGCTGGGGACATTGCAACACGACGGACTAATGGGCTACCTCGGAGGGATGTACAAGGACCTTGTTGACAAGGCGCTAGGACAATCCGGTCCCATGCCGGAAGTTTATAGCGGAAAGCTCTTCCGCGAGATGTTGCGGCTCTGCGTCTGTGTTCTGCCGCATGACGTGAAATCCGATCTACTTCTGCACTCCGATCGCCTGTGTCATGCTCTGAATATCCTACGCTACTTTGCGGCGAGAGACAAGAAAGATGTGACTGGCTTCTGGCAGGCTCTGCCGGAAATCGAAAAGGAATTGCTGGATCCACTGGGAACAGCGCTTAACTTTTCGATGGCCCATTACAGGGCGTACAAGGAGCGCGTCGAAAAGGGTCAGAGTGCTTCGGATGATGAACTAATGCAGCGCCAACTCAACATGCTCGCCGTCAACATAAGCAACAGCGGAATGGCTGGCGGCGACGCGGAGAGCAAGCTGCCCGACATTGGACGGCAGGAAAAGCTCGATGTGCTGGCCAGTTCCATTACCAGCTTGGAAACGCTACAATCCTTATATCTGCGTGCCAGCGAGATCATCGAACAGTCCGCTCGCCTGCGACGGCTCGCCAATTCATCAAATGCTTAG